In the Ruminococcus sp. OA3 genome, one interval contains:
- a CDS encoding cell wall hydrolase: protein MEAIKKLLCKVKTLMTRRNEKHSRTKTAVIVSVVVTAAAVGVAAGSVSAKNADTEQRTAADIPKQEQLSDPDEDPDPAGAAEVTVQPEEEETIPQGFQGIIDGVNATKAANGEYHPIGTNVEDVLVGQRTAIREEVSEFDVGSLVKETVNSIDDQSWELVEKTKISDNDYETLLSIVEAEAGGEDIKGRILVANVIFNRVASEQFPDSVTEVVWDKSGGSAQFSPTIDGRIATVAISDTTREAVNRAIDGEDYSDGALFFLEKEYSEAKNVKWFDSKLTFLFKHGCHSFYKY from the coding sequence ATGGAAGCAATTAAAAAACTGCTGTGCAAAGTGAAGACACTTATGACACGGAGAAATGAAAAACACAGCCGGACGAAAACCGCTGTTATAGTCAGTGTTGTTGTGACAGCGGCTGCAGTAGGTGTTGCGGCCGGAAGTGTCTCTGCTAAAAATGCAGATACAGAGCAGAGGACAGCAGCAGATATCCCGAAGCAGGAACAGCTTTCAGATCCTGATGAGGACCCCGACCCTGCCGGTGCTGCAGAGGTAACTGTGCAGCCGGAAGAAGAGGAAACCATACCGCAGGGTTTTCAGGGGATCATAGATGGTGTAAATGCGACGAAAGCCGCCAACGGTGAGTACCATCCGATTGGTACAAACGTGGAAGATGTGCTGGTGGGACAGAGAACCGCGATACGGGAAGAGGTGTCGGAGTTTGATGTCGGAAGCCTGGTAAAAGAAACGGTTAATTCTATCGATGACCAGTCGTGGGAGCTGGTAGAAAAAACAAAGATTTCAGATAATGATTATGAAACACTGCTGTCTATTGTCGAGGCTGAGGCCGGAGGAGAGGACATTAAGGGGCGGATTCTGGTGGCAAATGTGATATTTAACAGGGTTGCCAGCGAACAGTTTCCCGACAGTGTGACGGAGGTCGTGTGGGATAAGTCCGGCGGCAGCGCACAGTTTTCTCCGACAATCGATGGAAGGATTGCAACCGTTGCAATTTCAGATACGACGCGTGAAGCGGTGAACAGGGCGATTGACGGGGAGGATTATTCCGACGGGGCATTGTTTTTCCTCGAAAAAGAATATTCTGAGGCAAAGAATGTCAAATGGTTTGACTCCAAACTCACATTTCTGTTTAAACATGGCTGCCACAGCTTTTATAAGTATTAA